Proteins encoded within one genomic window of Oryza glaberrima chromosome 12, OglaRS2, whole genome shotgun sequence:
- the LOC127756193 gene encoding uncharacterized protein LOC127756193, whose amino-acid sequence MEGGGGGDCRRPDSDVHEGTAVATSRPSSSKRKATEDLEEDLQPEESRPSPAKGSSCLPAACHEDGVIPAFVIPGSKHRDGSIYGTDAHYWHGLYHLDDTSETRLEPMTPSYSEQDCKPCVADCQWHIGGSMMQIFSLKLAEISNFATRAPGGGAIQLYGFMAVRDLLDPLRNYVFNRTRDNPFTIGDVSYPFIQMTGPKRGIAMNARVMIEYDMRIKMGESEQDDLVLVDGAATFSEITNVIPYIYRINGDCGMAVDIRLAHFSRAIEATAQVRVYKLKDGCGSLNLTITCHVSYMPPQIKLFQGPIDKLGDQNRFVVSAKLNTLMITEFKLVHQHSSISQRFESMVMPHGSKFHCAKLADLATIGVEIFWSILPI is encoded by the exons atggaaggcggcggcggcggcgattgcCGGCGGCCGGACTCCGACGTGCACGAGGGGACGGCAGTTGCTA ctAGTCGCCCTAGCTCCAGCAAGAGGAAGGCGACTGAGGATTTAGAGGAGGATTTGCAGCCGGAGGAGTCGCGTCCGTCGCCGGCGAAGGGTTCGTCGTGTCTGCCGGCGGCGTGCCATGAGGACGGCGTCATCCCGGCTTTTGTGATCCCGGGCAGCAAGCATCGCGACGGCTCCATCTACGGGACGGATGCGCACTACTGGCACGGCCTCTACCACCTCGACGACACCAGCGAAA CTCGCCTGGAACCGATGACGCCATCGTATTCAGAGCAGGACTGCAAGCCATGCGTCGCAGATTGCCAGTGGCACATTGGTGGCTCCATGATGCAGATTTTCTCCCTTAAGCTAGCCGAAATCTCTAATTTCGCCACCAGAGCTCCTGGTGGCGGTGCTATTCAGCTGTATGGGTTCATGGCTGTCCGGGATCTCTTGGACCCATTGCGAAACTACGTCTTCAACCGCACCAGGGACAATCCGTTCACCATCGGCGACGTCTCCTATCCGTTCATACAGATGACTGGCCCTAAGAGGGGCATCGCGATGAACGCTCGCGTGATGATCGAGTACGACATGAGGATCAAGATGGGGGAGAGTGAGCAAGATGATCTGGTGCTTGTCGACGGGGCTGCCACCTTCAGCGAGATAACGAATGTCATACCATACATTTATCGCATCAATGGTGATTGCGGCATGGCGGTGGACATAAGGCTAGCACACTTCTCCCGTGCAATTGAGGCCACGGCACAAGTTAGGGTATATAAATTAAAGGATGGCTGTGGCAGCCTAAACTTGACTATAACTTGTCACGTTAGTTATATGCCCCCACAAATTAAGCTCTTTCAAGGTCCAATTGATAAGCTAGGTGACCAAAATAGGTTTGTAGTTTCTGCAAAGCTGAATACTCTGATGATTACAGAGTTCAAGCTTGTTCATCAGCACAGCTCAATCAGTCAGAGATTTGAGTCCATGGTTATGCCACATGGAAGTAAGTTCCACTGTGCCAAGTTAGCGGATTTAGCCACTATAGGTGTGGAGATCTTTTGGTCAATTTTACCCATTTAG
- the LOC127757397 gene encoding uncharacterized protein LOC127757397, with protein sequence MQLNRKALNLFDSNPMEGGDCRRPASDANEEAAVASRPSSRKRKAIEDLEEEEEVDLQPEEESRPPAPPAKGLSCLPAACHEDGIIPAFVIPGSKHRDGSIYRKDAHYWHGLYHLDDTSETRLEPMTPSYSEQDCRPCVTDCQWHIGCSMMQIFSLELAEISNFATGAAGAGAIQLYGFMAARDLLDPLRNYVFNRTRDDPFTIRDVSYPFIQMTGPKRGITMNSRVMIEYDLRIKRGENEQDDLVLIDGAATFSEITNFIPYIYRIHGDCGMAVDITLAHFILAIEATLQVRIYELKDGCGSLNLTMTCRVSRMTPQIKLFQGPIDKLRDQNRFVVVATLNTLIITEFKLTHQHGSISRRFESRVVPHGSMSHCAKFADLATIGVEIFWSILPTSLQEGF encoded by the exons ATGCAGTTAAACCGCAAAGCCCTAAACCTATTCGATTCGAATCCGATGGAAGGCGGCGATTGCCGGCGGCCAGCCTCCGACGCtaacgaggaggcggcggttgcCAGTCGCCCTAGCTccaggaagaggaaggcgattGAGGAtttagaggaggaggaggaggtggatttgcagccggaggaggagtcgcgtccgccggcgccgccggcgaagggTTTGTCGTGTCTGCCGGCGGCGTGCCATGAGGACGGCATCATCCCGGCTTTTGTGATCCCGGGCAGCAAGCATCGCGACGGCTCCATCTACAGGAAGGATGCGCACTACTGGCACGGCCTCTACCACCTCGACGACACCAGCGAAA CTCGCCTGGAACCGATGACACCATCGTATTCAGAGCAGGACTGCAGGCCATGCGTCACCGATTGCCAGTGGCACATTGGTTGCTCCATGATGCAGATCTTCTCCCTCGAGCTAGCCGAAATCTCAAATTTCGCCACCGGAGCTGCTGGTGCCGGTGCTATTCAGCTGTATGGGTTCATGGCTGCGCGGGATCTTTTGGACCCGCTGCGAAACTACGTCTTCAACCGCACCAGGGACGATCCGTTCACCATCCGCGACGTCTCCTATCCGTTTATACAGATGACTGGCCCTAAGAGGGGCATCACGATGAACTCCCGCGTGATGATCGAGTACGACCTGAGGATCAAGAGGGGAGAGAATGAACAAGATGATCTGGTGCTCATCGACGGGGCTGCCACCTTCAGCGAGATAACGAATTTCATACCGTACATTTATCGCATCCATGGGGATTGCGGCATGGCGGTGGACATAACGCTAGCACACTTCATCCTTGCAATTGAGGCAACGTTGCAAGTTCGAATATATGAACTCAAGGATGGCTGTGGCAGCCTAAACTTGACTATGACTTGTCGTGTTAGTCGTATGACCCCACAAATTAAGCTCTTTCAAGGTCCCATTGATAAGCTACGTGACCAAAATAGGTTTGTGGTTGTTGCAACACTGAACACTTTGATTATTACAGAGTTCAAGCTAACACATCAGCATGGCTCAATCAGTCGGAGATTTGAGTCCAGGGTTGTACCACATGGAAGTATGTCTCATTGCGCCAAGTTTGCGGATTTAGCCACTATAGGTGTGGAGATCTTTTGGTCAATCTTACCCACTTCGCTACAAGAAGGCTTTTGA
- the LOC127756859 gene encoding uncharacterized protein LOC127756859 encodes MASDPLGNVILLPLDIKLNGQNYREWASSARMQLRSYGVASHLNDDPPHEKEDEKKIAAWQRNDERVMAFLCMSAEVPIRMNFIDLSSAKKMWEYLQQRYQQSSAALRFSLRKSLQSLEQGDMTIEEFHNAFTSLSRQLDSMVPKAGGGCRQCICKEKYEEQSLMFDFVMRLRSDFEPIRVQLLGRSTLPTMAEALADLIAEETRLQSLPNATTPQHIVLASSLMGTSLSGDHAFQHGSLATSSTQIVCSHCKRSGHRIEKCFKLHPELLAEFRAKRGASRRAPSSSVTLAAPTVTAASVSATSTNHGTNQPYMNAYQPNGSASLAPAPGSSDKSTRWYWPSP; translated from the exons ATGGCATCAGATCCACTTGGGAATGTCATTCTTTTGCCTTTGGATATAAAACTCAATGGCCAAAATTACCGTGAGTGGGCTTCCTCTGCTCGTATGCAACTCAGGTCGTATGGTGTGGCCTCTCACTTGAATGATGATCCACCTCATGAGAAGGAAGATGAGAAGAAAATTGCAGCTTGGCAGCGTAATGATGAGCGTGTGATGGCCTTCTTGTGCATGAGCGCTGAGGTCCCCATTAGAATGAATTTTATTGATCTTTCTTCTGCTAAGAAGATGTGGGAGTATCTTCAACAACGCTATCAACAGAGCAGTGCAGCTCTCCGCTTTTCTCTTCGCAAGAGCTTGCAAAGCCTTGAGCAGGGCGACATGACCATTGAGGAGTTTCATAATGCCTTCACCTCCTTGTCTAGACAATTGGATTCTATGGTGCCAAAGGCTGGAGGTGGGTGCAGACAGTGTATATGCAAGGAGAAATATGAGGAGCAGAGCCTTATGTTTGATTTTGTGATGCGTCTTCGATCAGACTTTGAACCTATTAGGGTGCAGCTTCTTGGTCGGTCTACTCTTCCTACCATGGCTGAGGCTCTCGCAGACTTAATTGCCGAGGAAACTCGTCTACAGTCACTTCCCAACGCCACAACACCGCAACACATTGTCCTTGCTTCTTCATTGATGGGAACCTCCTTGTCTGGTGATCATGCTTTCCAGCATGGGTCCTTAGCAACTTCTTCCACTCAGATTGTTTGCTCCCACTGCAAGAGGTCTGGTCACCGTATTGAGAAATGCTTCAAGCTACATCCTGAATTGTTGGCTGAGTTTAGGGCCAAGCGTGGTGCATCTCGTCGTGCCCCTAGTTCTTCAGTTACACTTGCTGCTCCCACTGTGACTGCAGCTTCAGTTAGTGCAACTTCAACCAATCATGGTACCAATCAGCCCTACATGAATGCTTATCAACCTAATGGATCAGCTTCTTTGGCCCCTGCACCAG GATCGTCAGACAAGAGCACTCGTTGGTACTGGCCATCGCCATAA